Proteins encoded by one window of Manduca sexta isolate Smith_Timp_Sample1 chromosome 12, JHU_Msex_v1.0, whole genome shotgun sequence:
- the LOC119189081 gene encoding rhomboid-related protein 3-like has product MESGIEAGVLPTVTGSLASARDSLGSLSRAAEPLYDTDHTDLGSELDEAEIRRELMHDKWRLLFDRFDPEGFGEIPWPDFLQTLQHPDFVAQVPGHKREILLDKARSATSNAITFQEFINVVS; this is encoded by the exons ATGGAGTCCGGGATCGAAGCAGGAGTGCTTCCCACAGTCACGGGTTCCCTTGCTTCGGCTAGGGATTCGCTGGGCTCGCTGTCCCGTGCCGCGGAGCCGCTTTATGACACGGATCACACGGACCTCGGTTCGGAATTGGACGAGGCGGAGATCCGAAGGGAGTTGATGCATGAC AAATGGCGACTTTTGTTTGACCga TTCGACCCGGAAGGTTTCGGTGAGATTCCGTGGCCTGATTTCTTGCAAACTCTTCAACATCCAGATTTCGTAGCTCAGGTGCCTGGTCATAAGCGAGAA ATACTATTAGACAAAGCCCGTAGTGCGACAAGCAACGCCATCACCTTTCAAGAGTTTATAAATGTGGTGAGTTAG
- the LOC115446309 gene encoding spermatogenesis-associated protein 20 isoform X2, with the protein MPTGRAALFLRRLSTGDNRFKSINLNQNTTKEPHISNVVCINRDFGLQKRVCSISHNNLTTLQLKRSISDTKIRMTTPSDPPEAAKPKHTNRLISEKSPYLLQHAHNPVQWYPWGQEAIDKAKRENKLIFLSVGYSTCHWCHVMEKESFENEDVAKVMNEHYVNIKVDREERPDIDRVYMLFVMATTGSGGWPMSVFLTPDLKPVTGGTYFPPQDRWGRPGFKTILLSLAKKWRENRDQFVEASYNIMDALQKISLVSEGEAQSSVPDEGTWDKCVRRYMSIYEPEFGGFGTAPKFPQASIFNFLFHYYARDKTHPEGKKCLDMCLYTLTKIAKGGIHDHVSSGFARYSVDNDWHVPHFEKMLYDQGQLVVAYTDAYLATKDEFYADVVRDIIKYVNRDLRHESGGFYSAEDADSYPSFEASHKKEGAFCVWEYQELKSLLNDKKINSISYLDIICDYFSVEEGGNISPDSDPHGELTNKNVLIIYGSKEDTAKKFGITLDQLEEVLKESIQILYEERQKRPRPHLDSKILCSWNGLMLSGLAQAGQGLSDKDYVEDAIKTANFIRDHLYDASNKSLLHSCYRADDGSIAQTEQPIKGFLDDYAFLIKGLLDLYEASLDLQWLKWARELQETQNELFWDSDKGGYFTCSAEDSTVVLRLKEDQDGAEPSGNSVSCHNLQRIAAYADKSAKPEGGEKERDMAKKILVTFGKRLKDSPTALPEMMSALMFYNDSPTQVLISGGCSDPRTLALVRAVRSRLLPGRVLCVADPAADAAVLNRVRASDVPTAYVCRRYACSLPVTDVKQLENLLDESPTAAHAAKKN; encoded by the exons atgCCTACTGGCCGTGCCGCATTGTTTTTGCGGCGACTGTCGACGGGTGACAACagatttaaaagtataaatctAAACCAAAACACTACTAAAGAACCGCATATTTCCAACGTAGTTTGCATTAATAGGGATTTTGGTCTGCAGAAAAG GGTCTGTTCAATTAGccataataatttaacaactcTTCAACTGAAAAGGAGTATCAGCGACACTAAGATCAGAATGACGACTCCATCAGATCCACCAGAAGCTGCAAAACCAAAACACACAAATCGGCTGATATCCGAAAAGTCTCCATACTTACTACAACATGCTCATAATCCTGTACAGTGGTACCCTTGGGGTCAAGAAGCCATTGATAAAGctaaaagagaaaataaattgatCTTCCTTTCTGTTGGCTATTCCACATGCCACTGGTGCCATGTAATGGAAAAAGAATCTTTTGAAAACGAGGATGTTGCCAAAGTGATGAATGAACATTATGTCAACATAAAGGTAGACAGAGAAGAAAGGCCTGATATTGATAGAGTCTATATGCTGTTTGTTATGGCCACAACTGGCAGTGGTGGTTGGCCTATGTCTGTTTTCCTCACCCCTGATCTAAAGCCTGTTACTGGTGGCACCTACTTCCCTCCTCAAGACCGTTGGGGCAGACCTGGATTTAAAACTATCCTTTTAAGTCTTGCTAAGAAGTGGAGAGAAAACCGTGATCAATTTGTAGAGGCTAGTTACAATATCATGGATGCCTTACAGAAAATATCTCTTGTGTCTGAAGGGGAGGCACAATCATCGGTTCCTGATGAAGGAACTTGGGATAAATGTGTTCGCAGATATATGTCCATATATGAGCCAGAATTTGGAGGGTTTGGCACAGCACCAAAATTTCCTCAAGCTTCGATTTTTAACTTTCTTTTCCACTATTATGCTCGGGACAAAACTCACCCAGAAGGCAAGAAATGTTTGGACATGTGTTTATACACTTTGACGAAAATTGCAAAAGGTGGTATCCATGACCATGTATCCAGTGGGTTTGCTCGTTACTCAGTTGATAATGACTGGCATGTACCtcattttgagaaaatgttATATGATCAGGGGCAATTAGTGGTCGCCTATACTGATGCTTATCTTGCAACTAAAGATGAATTCTATGCAGATGTGGTCCGcgacattattaaatatgtgaACAGAGATTTGAGACATGAGTCAGGTGGATTTTATAGTGCAGAAGATGCCGATTCGTATCCTTCATTTGAAGCATCACATAAGAAGGAGGGAGCATTTTGTGTTTGGGAATACCAGGAATTAAAGTCTTtgttaaatgacaaaaaaattaattcaatttcttATTTGGATATAATTTGCGACTACTTCAGTGTTGAAGAAGGAGGTAATATTTCACCAGATAGTGATCCCCATGGTGAgctgacaaataaaaatgttttaattatttatggaaGTAAAGAAGATACAGCTAAAAAGTTTGGTATAACTCTTGATCAGCTTGAAGAAGTCCTCAAAGAATCTATCCAAATTTTGTATGAGGAACGCCAAAAAAGGCCGCGCCCACATCTGGAttcgaaaatattatgttcttggAATGGTTTAATGCTCTCTGGATTAGCACAAGCTGGTCAAGGTTTGAGCGACAAAGATTATGTAGAAGATGCCATAAAGACAGCAAACTTTATTAGAGATCATTTGTATGATGCATCCAATAAATCATTGTTGCATTCCTGTTATAGAGCCGATGATGGATCAATTGCTCAGAC cGAGCAACCAATCAAGGGATTCTTGGATGATTACGCATTTTTGATAAAGGGTTTGCTGGACCTTTATGAAGCGTCATTAGATTTACAATGGCTTAAATGGGCGCGCGAACTCCAGGAGACGCAAAACGAACTGTTTTGGGACTCAGATAAAGGAGGTTACTTCACTTGTTCTGCAGAAGATAGTACAGTGGTTTTGAGGTTAAAAGAAG ATCAAGACGGCGCCGAGCCATCGGGCAATAGCGTCTCCTGCCATAATCTGCAACGCATCGCTGCCTATGCAGACAAGAGCGCCAAGCCCGAAGGCGGAGAGAAAGAAAGGGACATGGCTAAAAAGATCCTCGTCACTTTCGGCAAACGGCTCAAGGATTCCCCTACCGCGCTGCCAGAGATGATGTCGGCGCTTATGTTCTACAATGATTCTCCTACTCAG GTGCTGATCTCGGGCGGGTGCTCGGACCCGCGCACGCTGGCGCTGGTGCGCGCGGTGCGCTCGCGGCTGCTGCCGGGGCGCGTGCTGTGCGTGGCGGACCccgccgccgacgccgccg
- the LOC115446309 gene encoding spermatogenesis-associated protein 20 isoform X1, which produces MPTGRAALFLRRLSTGDNRFKSINLNQNTTKEPHISNVVCINRDFGLQKRVCSISHNNLTTLQLKRSISDTKIRMTTPSDPPEAAKPKHTNRLISEKSPYLLQHAHNPVQWYPWGQEAIDKAKRENKLIFLSVGYSTCHWCHVMEKESFENEDVAKVMNEHYVNIKVDREERPDIDRVYMLFVMATTGSGGWPMSVFLTPDLKPVTGGTYFPPQDRWGRPGFKTILLSLAKKWRENRDQFVEASYNIMDALQKISLVSEGEAQSSVPDEGTWDKCVRRYMSIYEPEFGGFGTAPKFPQASIFNFLFHYYARDKTHPEGKKCLDMCLYTLTKIAKGGIHDHVSSGFARYSVDNDWHVPHFEKMLYDQGQLVVAYTDAYLATKDEFYADVVRDIIKYVNRDLRHESGGFYSAEDADSYPSFEASHKKEGAFCVWEYQELKSLLNDKKINSISYLDIICDYFSVEEGGNISPDSDPHGELTNKNVLIIYGSKEDTAKKFGITLDQLEEVLKESIQILYEERQKRPRPHLDSKILCSWNGLMLSGLAQAGQGLSDKDYVEDAIKTANFIRDHLYDASNKSLLHSCYRADDGSIAQTEQPIKGFLDDYAFLIKGLLDLYEASLDLQWLKWARELQETQNELFWDSDKGGYFTCSAEDSTVVLRLKEDQDGAEPSGNSVSCHNLQRIAAYADKSAKPEGGEKERDMAKKILVTFGKRLKDSPTALPEMMSALMFYNDSPTQVLISGGCSDPRTLALVRAVRSRLLPGRVLCVADPAADAAGMSDILLNRVRASDVPTAYVCRRYACSLPVTDVKQLENLLDESPTAAHAAKKN; this is translated from the exons atgCCTACTGGCCGTGCCGCATTGTTTTTGCGGCGACTGTCGACGGGTGACAACagatttaaaagtataaatctAAACCAAAACACTACTAAAGAACCGCATATTTCCAACGTAGTTTGCATTAATAGGGATTTTGGTCTGCAGAAAAG GGTCTGTTCAATTAGccataataatttaacaactcTTCAACTGAAAAGGAGTATCAGCGACACTAAGATCAGAATGACGACTCCATCAGATCCACCAGAAGCTGCAAAACCAAAACACACAAATCGGCTGATATCCGAAAAGTCTCCATACTTACTACAACATGCTCATAATCCTGTACAGTGGTACCCTTGGGGTCAAGAAGCCATTGATAAAGctaaaagagaaaataaattgatCTTCCTTTCTGTTGGCTATTCCACATGCCACTGGTGCCATGTAATGGAAAAAGAATCTTTTGAAAACGAGGATGTTGCCAAAGTGATGAATGAACATTATGTCAACATAAAGGTAGACAGAGAAGAAAGGCCTGATATTGATAGAGTCTATATGCTGTTTGTTATGGCCACAACTGGCAGTGGTGGTTGGCCTATGTCTGTTTTCCTCACCCCTGATCTAAAGCCTGTTACTGGTGGCACCTACTTCCCTCCTCAAGACCGTTGGGGCAGACCTGGATTTAAAACTATCCTTTTAAGTCTTGCTAAGAAGTGGAGAGAAAACCGTGATCAATTTGTAGAGGCTAGTTACAATATCATGGATGCCTTACAGAAAATATCTCTTGTGTCTGAAGGGGAGGCACAATCATCGGTTCCTGATGAAGGAACTTGGGATAAATGTGTTCGCAGATATATGTCCATATATGAGCCAGAATTTGGAGGGTTTGGCACAGCACCAAAATTTCCTCAAGCTTCGATTTTTAACTTTCTTTTCCACTATTATGCTCGGGACAAAACTCACCCAGAAGGCAAGAAATGTTTGGACATGTGTTTATACACTTTGACGAAAATTGCAAAAGGTGGTATCCATGACCATGTATCCAGTGGGTTTGCTCGTTACTCAGTTGATAATGACTGGCATGTACCtcattttgagaaaatgttATATGATCAGGGGCAATTAGTGGTCGCCTATACTGATGCTTATCTTGCAACTAAAGATGAATTCTATGCAGATGTGGTCCGcgacattattaaatatgtgaACAGAGATTTGAGACATGAGTCAGGTGGATTTTATAGTGCAGAAGATGCCGATTCGTATCCTTCATTTGAAGCATCACATAAGAAGGAGGGAGCATTTTGTGTTTGGGAATACCAGGAATTAAAGTCTTtgttaaatgacaaaaaaattaattcaatttcttATTTGGATATAATTTGCGACTACTTCAGTGTTGAAGAAGGAGGTAATATTTCACCAGATAGTGATCCCCATGGTGAgctgacaaataaaaatgttttaattatttatggaaGTAAAGAAGATACAGCTAAAAAGTTTGGTATAACTCTTGATCAGCTTGAAGAAGTCCTCAAAGAATCTATCCAAATTTTGTATGAGGAACGCCAAAAAAGGCCGCGCCCACATCTGGAttcgaaaatattatgttcttggAATGGTTTAATGCTCTCTGGATTAGCACAAGCTGGTCAAGGTTTGAGCGACAAAGATTATGTAGAAGATGCCATAAAGACAGCAAACTTTATTAGAGATCATTTGTATGATGCATCCAATAAATCATTGTTGCATTCCTGTTATAGAGCCGATGATGGATCAATTGCTCAGAC cGAGCAACCAATCAAGGGATTCTTGGATGATTACGCATTTTTGATAAAGGGTTTGCTGGACCTTTATGAAGCGTCATTAGATTTACAATGGCTTAAATGGGCGCGCGAACTCCAGGAGACGCAAAACGAACTGTTTTGGGACTCAGATAAAGGAGGTTACTTCACTTGTTCTGCAGAAGATAGTACAGTGGTTTTGAGGTTAAAAGAAG ATCAAGACGGCGCCGAGCCATCGGGCAATAGCGTCTCCTGCCATAATCTGCAACGCATCGCTGCCTATGCAGACAAGAGCGCCAAGCCCGAAGGCGGAGAGAAAGAAAGGGACATGGCTAAAAAGATCCTCGTCACTTTCGGCAAACGGCTCAAGGATTCCCCTACCGCGCTGCCAGAGATGATGTCGGCGCTTATGTTCTACAATGATTCTCCTACTCAG GTGCTGATCTCGGGCGGGTGCTCGGACCCGCGCACGCTGGCGCTGGTGCGCGCGGTGCGCTCGCGGCTGCTGCCGGGGCGCGTGCTGTGCGTGGCGGACCccgccgccgacgccgccgGTATGTCCGACATAC